DNA sequence from the Alkalidesulfovibrio alkalitolerans DSM 16529 genome:
GCTTCGGTACTGCGCCCGGGAGCCCTTTTATCTCGACTACTTCCTGACCCATTCCCTGTGCCCTGAGCTGGGTATCGACGCCTTTGCCTGCGACAGTCTGGACACGGCCTGGCACGAGACCATGGCGCGCACCTTCGCCTCGGCCGGGCTGGCCACGGCCGTGCACCTGCCCTTCGACGATCTTCGCCCCGCAAGCTGCGACCCGCTCATGGCCGAGGCCTCGCGCGAGCGCCTTCTGCGCGCCGTGCGCATCGCCAGGATCTACGCCCCGCGCCACATGGTGGGCCACGCTTCGTTCTCCCCGCCCGCGAGCCCCGAGCAGGCCGAACAGCAGTTCGAGGCCGCGCTGGCCACCTGGCGGCGGGTGCTCGCGGCCTGGCCGGGCCATCCGCCCCTGTACCTCGAAAACACGCACGACGCCGAACCCGAGCGGCTGGCCGGGCTCGTGGCCGCGCTGCGCGGCCTTGGCCTGGACGTGGGCGTGTGTCTGGACGTGGGGCACTGGCACAGCTTCAGCCAGGGCGTGGCGCGGCGCGACCTCTCGCGCTGGTTCGCGGCCCTTTCGCCCTTCATCGGCCACGTGCACCTGCACGACAACCGGGGCGAGGGCGATGAGCATCTGGGGCTTGGGCAGGGGAGTATCCCCTGGGGCGAGTTCTTCGATCTGGTCGAGGCGCTGCCCGCGCGGCCCACGGCCACCCTGGAGCCGCACACCAAGGACGCCCTGCGCCAAAGCGAAGCCTTCATCGCCGAGCACTCGGTCCTCTTCGCCCGCCTCTTCAGGCCGGTGTAGGCGGAAAGGGGGTTTTTCACGCCAGAGCGAAAAAAAACGCGAAGAAGTCCGGATCATTCCGGACTCCTCCGCGCCGTGGCGCCTGCGCTGGCAGTGCTCGCCGGGCTCGCGGCCCGCTACAGCGAGGCCTGGATGAAGACCATCACGAACAGGGCCACGGTCTCGACCACGCCAAGCGTCATCAGATAGTTGCCGAATCCCTGCCCCGTGTCGCCCAGGGCGTCGGCCGCGGCCGCGCCCGCCTTGCCTTGGTAGGCCGCCGAGGCCCCCATGGCCATGCCGCCCACGATGCCCGCCATGAGCATCGCGGGCCAGTTCACGATCACGTCCTGCCCCTGCTCCAGGGCCAGCATGGCCGCGTCGCAGATGCCGTTCATCACATTCATCAGGATCATGCCGTAGATGGTCTGGGAGAGCGGCGCGCCGATGAAGGCGATGAGGATGAAGGGCGCGGCCTTGTTCTGCATGTAGGCCTTTTTCCAGGCCCCGATGGCGGCCATGCCCGCCGTGCCGATGCCGATGGCCGAGCCCAGCGCCGCGAAACCGAGCGCCGCAGGCGCTCCCGCCTTGGCCAGGGCGATCATGGTCAACGTGTCCATGTGCGTCTCCTTGTCTGCTGCGATCCGAAATCGTATGGCCGGTCCGGGCGTCCGGAACCGCCGGTCGGGACTCCCGCGTTCATGCCTCGTCCTCGTCCATTTCCCGCCGCCTGAACGGTGAGTACTTGCGGCCCTTCCACTGCAATCCCAGGTGGGTGGCGAACTCCAGGGTGTTCAGCCGCACCCCGTGCACCAAAACACCCATCATGGCCAAAAGGATGTTCAGGGTGTGGCCCAGAAAAAGGATCAGCGCCGCCGCAAGGCCCGTGAACAACCCCTGCGCGGTTTCGGCGGCCATGGCGTTGAAGGCCGAGGCCACGGCCAGGGTGGCCGCGCCCACCGCGAACAGCCGCACGTAGGAGACCACGTCCACGAAGTTGCCGATCAGGTTCAGCGGGAACATGACGTGGCCGATCCAGTCTTCCTTCAGCCGTTTCACCGGGGTCATGAAGAGCACGATCAGGGCCGCGCCCACGGCCAGCACGTAGAGCAGCGGCGAGGGGAAGTCGTGCAGCAGCACGAAGGCCCTGGCCGCGTAGAACATCACCCAGGTGGTGCAAATCCAGCCTATCTGGGCCAGAAAGCGCGGGTCCGGGAAGAAGCGGATGACGTTCCACAAATGGGCGATGGTCAGGTGCGTTGCCCCGATAAAGAAACACAGGAGCATGATGTTCTGCTCTGCACCTTCGCTGGTCAGCCAGTCCACGCGAAGGTCCGCGAGCGGCCCAGGCAATCGTGCAATGCCGAACCACGTGCCGGTCAAGGCTCCCCAGGCGATGGTGCAAAGGCTCATCACCCAAAGCAGCGGGAACAAACCCTGCGGAACCTTGAGCGGCAACTTTCGAGCCGCCAGCAGCAGGCCCGTGAAGAGCAGGCCGTATCCGGCGTCGCCCACGAGCATAGCGAAGAAAAGGCTCAGGAAAAGCAGGAAGATGGGCGAGAAGTCGGTCTCCCGGTAGCCGGGCAGCACGCCGATCATGTCCATGACCGTGTGGATGGGCCTGACCCAGCGCGGGTTCTCGATCAGGGTCGGCGGTTCGTCGTGCGGCCCTGGTTCGCTCACGAGCAGGCCGAAGGAGAATGCCTCGGCCGCCGCCCGTATCTGAGCCTCGTTCCTGGCCGGGAACCAGCCCGTGAGCACGGCCAGTTCCTGGC
Encoded proteins:
- a CDS encoding sugar phosphate isomerase/epimerase family protein; protein product: MFFVNLPLRYCAREPFYLDYFLTHSLCPELGIDAFACDSLDTAWHETMARTFASAGLATAVHLPFDDLRPASCDPLMAEASRERLLRAVRIARIYAPRHMVGHASFSPPASPEQAEQQFEAALATWRRVLAAWPGHPPLYLENTHDAEPERLAGLVAALRGLGLDVGVCLDVGHWHSFSQGVARRDLSRWFAALSPFIGHVHLHDNRGEGDEHLGLGQGSIPWGEFFDLVEALPARPTATLEPHTKDALRQSEAFIAEHSVLFARLFRPV
- a CDS encoding hypothetical protein (produces ATP from ADP in the presence of a proton gradient across the membrane; the K subunit is a nonenzymatic component which binds the dimeric form by interacting with the G and E subunits), with protein sequence MDTLTMIALAKAGAPAALGFAALGSAIGIGTAGMAAIGAWKKAYMQNKAAPFILIAFIGAPLSQTIYGMILMNVMNGICDAAMLALEQGQDVIVNWPAMLMAGIVGGMAMGASAAYQGKAGAAAADALGDTGQGFGNYLMTLGVVETVALFVMVFIQASL
- a CDS encoding V-type ATP synthase subunit I — protein: MIVGMRKLTLLCRAADRDAVLFGLRGLGLVHVEQLRQPVGDGLDEAKQRLTYLRTALDALPDVLPEGVQARVSEDPIEEVIEHVWRLVHEADDLRDELAGLVQEEKRIAPLGDFDPQVVAELAAKGIHVRCFHTPLRRGLPRIEDFITLELSRDRDRIHFALVGRTEPSEDTLGQATEVRLPKQSLSAVRFRIAWVRDALERNALRLAERSGDKPRLADVVHSAFEKVRYLEIRQGMDLADAGQELAVLTGWFPARNEAQIRAAAEAFSFGLLVSEPGPHDEPPTLIENPRWVRPIHTVMDMIGVLPGYRETDFSPIFLLFLSLFFAMLVGDAGYGLLFTGLLLAARKLPLKVPQGLFPLLWVMSLCTIAWGALTGTWFGIARLPGPLADLRVDWLTSEGAEQNIMLLCFFIGATHLTIAHLWNVIRFFPDPRFLAQIGWICTTWVMFYAARAFVLLHDFPSPLLYVLAVGAALIVLFMTPVKRLKEDWIGHVMFPLNLIGNFVDVVSYVRLFAVGAATLAVASAFNAMAAETAQGLFTGLAAALILFLGHTLNILLAMMGVLVHGVRLNTLEFATHLGLQWKGRKYSPFRRREMDEDEA